The Haemorhous mexicanus isolate bHaeMex1 chromosome 5, bHaeMex1.pri, whole genome shotgun sequence genome contains a region encoding:
- the LOC132327477 gene encoding solute carrier family 23 member 1-like isoform X2, giving the protein MLDSSRCVSRVVKGHKRVSSVPSGRTPRVSADGSSDTPSAAPRSCRAHRTAPAPPPYSPAAALPRPVPPAAHGEGDGQCQDDGSAQQRGGHRHAGPGARGLRGGCGQGPVSGAGRGTHPCSRPPSPLQGKRGSHCHFSPDHAAWGPEEAGGTSHSGTKLGYTVTDVPPWYLCILLGIQHFLTAIGGLVAVPLMLSKGLCLQHDLLTQSHLISTIIFVSGICTLLQVLFGVRLPIIQGGTLTFVTPILAMLSLPNWKCPAWTNNATLVNASSPEFIQVWQTRMREVQGTIIVTSCFQIFVGFSGLIGFLMRFIGPLTIAPTITLVVLPLFESAGDMAGQHWGIAFLTIFFIVLFSQYLKHIAVPLPSYQRGKKSHFSPIYLFQIFPVLLGLSLSWLLCYVLTVTSVLPAAPTAYGHLARTDSRGDVLSRAPWFRLPYPGQWGTPTVSLAGIFGILAGVISSMLESVGDYYACARLCGAPPPPKHAISRGIGMEGIGCLLAGAWGTGSGTTSYSENVGVLGITKVGSRMVIIAAACAMLLSGIFGKVGAVLASIPIPVIGGMFLVMFGVIAAVGVSSLQYTDMNSSRNIFIFGFSLFAGLTIPNWASKNSALLETGIIQLDQVILVLLTTGMFVGGLLGFILDNTIPGVVLATMKHRVTALLPERGEEQETSLKCSLAGKQLIKKKNSLSGTTQAEEKVCLANMFFRGNASLKPYC; this is encoded by the exons ATGCTTGATAGTTCCAGATGTGTGAGCAGGGTTGTGAAAGGGCACAAGCGGGTCTCAAGTGTCCCGAGTGGGCGCACCCCGCGTGTCTCAGCAGATGGCAGCAGCGAcactccttcagctgctcctcgcTCCTGCCGAGCCCACCGCACCGCTCCCGCACCACCTCCATACTCACCCGCCGCGGCTCTTCCTCGCCCTGTCCCGCCAGCAGCACACGGCGAAGGAGACGGACAGTGCCAGGATGACGGCTCCGCTCAGCAGCGAGGCGGCCACCGCCATGCGGGACCCGGTGCCCGAGGGCTGCGCGGCGGCTGCGGGCAAGGGCCGGTGAGCGGGGCGGGCAGAGGGACCCACCCTTGCTCCCGGCCACCGTCCCCCTTGCAG GGTAAACGTGGGAGCCACTGCCATTTCTCACCAGATCATGCTGCCTGGGgcccagaggaggctggagGCACTAGCCACAGTGGGACCAAGCTTGGCTACACTGTCACAGATGTGCCTCCCTGGTATCTGTGCATCCTGCTGGGCATTCAG CACTTCCTGACAGCCATAGGAGGTCTTGTAGCCGTCCCTCTGATGCTCTCCAAAGGCCTTTGCCTCCAGCATGACCTACTGACCCAGAGCCACCTGATCAGCACCATCATCTTTGTCTCAGGAATTTGCACCCTGCTGCAAGTCCTCTTTGGAGTGAG GCTGCCTATTATTCAAGGAGGGACTTTAACATTCGTGACTCCCATCTTGGCAATGCTGTCTCTCCCCAACTGGAAGTGCCCTGCCTGGACAAACAACGCCACCCTGGTGAATGCCTCTTCACCAGAATTCATCCAAGTCTGGCAGACACGGATGCGAGAG GTGCAAGGAACTATCATTGTAACTTCCTGCTTTCAAATCTTCGTTGGATTTTCTGGCCTGATTGGGTTTCTGATGAGGTTCATCGGCCCCCTGACAATTGCCCCCACTATCACCTTGGTTGTACTACCTCTGTTTGAGTCGGCTGGAGATATggctgggcagcactggggcatAGCATTCCT GACTATTTTTTTCATAGTTCTGTTCTCTCAGTACTTGAAACACATTGCTGTGCCGCTTCCATCTTACCAGAGAGGCAAGAAGTCCCACTTCTCTCCAATCTACCTCTTCCAGATCTTCCCG gtgctgctggggctctccctgagctggctgctctgctaCGTGCTGACAGTGACCAGCGTCCTCCCTGCGGCCCCCACTGCCTACGGCCACCTGGCACGGACAGACAGCCGTGGGGACGTTCTGTCACGGGCTCCCTGGTTTCGGCTGCCTTACCCAG GCCAGTGGGGAACGCCAACGGTGAGCCTGGCCGGGATCTTTGGCATCCTGGCCGGGGTGATTTCCTCCATGCTGGAGTCCGTGGGGGATTACTACGCCTGTGCCCGCCTGTGcggggccccgccgccgccgaaGCACGCCATCAGCCGCGGCATCGGCATGGAGGGCATCGGCTGCCTCCTGGCCGGGGCCTGGGGCACGGGCAGCGGCACCACGTCCTACAGCGAGAATGTGGGCGTCCTGGGCATCACCAAG GTGGGGAGCCGAATGGTGATcattgctgctgcctgtgccatgcTCCTGAGCGGCATCTTCGGGAAGGTTGGGGCCGTGCTGGCCAGCATTCCCATCCCTGTGATCGGAGGCATGTTCCTTGTGATGTTCGGAGTGATCGCGGCAGTGGGCGTTTCCAGTTTGCAG TATACAGATATGAACTCCTCAAGAAACATCTTTATCTTTGGATTTTCTCTATTTGCTGGCCTCACAATTCCCAACTGGGCAAGCAAAAATAGTGCTCTGCTGGAAACAG gaATCATCCAGCTTGACCAAGTGATCCTGGTACTTCTCACCACTGGCATGTTTGTGGGTGGACTTCTGGGATTTATCCTGGATAACACCATTCCAG GAGTTGTGCTGGCAACCATGAAACACCGTGTGACTGCACTCCTCCCAGAGAGGGGTGAGGAACAGGAGACATCACTGAAATGTTCTCTGGCTGGAAAACAGCTTATCAAAAAAAAGAATAGTTTGTCAGGAACAACTCAGGCTGAGGAAAAGGTTTGTTTGGCAAATATGTTTTTCAGGGGAAATGCTAGCCTAAAACCATATTGCTAG
- the LOC132327477 gene encoding solute carrier family 23 member 1-like isoform X3 codes for MGKRGSHCHFSPDHAAWGPEEAGGTSHSGTKLGYTVTDVPPWYLCILLGIQHFLTAIGGLVAVPLMLSKGLCLQHDLLTQSHLISTIIFVSGICTLLQVLFGVRLPIIQGGTLTFVTPILAMLSLPNWKCPAWTNNATLVNASSPEFIQVWQTRMREVQGTIIVTSCFQIFVGFSGLIGFLMRFIGPLTIAPTITLVVLPLFESAGDMAGQHWGIAFLTIFFIVLFSQYLKHIAVPLPSYQRGKKSHFSPIYLFQIFPVLLGLSLSWLLCYVLTVTSVLPAAPTAYGHLARTDSRGDVLSRAPWFRLPYPGQWGTPTVSLAGIFGILAGVISSMLESVGDYYACARLCGAPPPPKHAISRGIGMEGIGCLLAGAWGTGSGTTSYSENVGVLGITKVGSRMVIIAAACAMLLSGIFGKVGAVLASIPIPVIGGMFLVMFGVIAAVGVSSLQYTDMNSSRNIFIFGFSLFAGLTIPNWASKNSALLETGIIQLDQVILVLLTTGMFVGGLLGFILDNTIPGTQEERGLLAWKESHKGGMESSQLISKVYDLPFGIGTRHCNVSWFRYLPACPTKLSCDKRMDELKAARHKTSVEPSLERNSEIGADPPISTNWC; via the exons ATG GGTAAACGTGGGAGCCACTGCCATTTCTCACCAGATCATGCTGCCTGGGgcccagaggaggctggagGCACTAGCCACAGTGGGACCAAGCTTGGCTACACTGTCACAGATGTGCCTCCCTGGTATCTGTGCATCCTGCTGGGCATTCAG CACTTCCTGACAGCCATAGGAGGTCTTGTAGCCGTCCCTCTGATGCTCTCCAAAGGCCTTTGCCTCCAGCATGACCTACTGACCCAGAGCCACCTGATCAGCACCATCATCTTTGTCTCAGGAATTTGCACCCTGCTGCAAGTCCTCTTTGGAGTGAG GCTGCCTATTATTCAAGGAGGGACTTTAACATTCGTGACTCCCATCTTGGCAATGCTGTCTCTCCCCAACTGGAAGTGCCCTGCCTGGACAAACAACGCCACCCTGGTGAATGCCTCTTCACCAGAATTCATCCAAGTCTGGCAGACACGGATGCGAGAG GTGCAAGGAACTATCATTGTAACTTCCTGCTTTCAAATCTTCGTTGGATTTTCTGGCCTGATTGGGTTTCTGATGAGGTTCATCGGCCCCCTGACAATTGCCCCCACTATCACCTTGGTTGTACTACCTCTGTTTGAGTCGGCTGGAGATATggctgggcagcactggggcatAGCATTCCT GACTATTTTTTTCATAGTTCTGTTCTCTCAGTACTTGAAACACATTGCTGTGCCGCTTCCATCTTACCAGAGAGGCAAGAAGTCCCACTTCTCTCCAATCTACCTCTTCCAGATCTTCCCG gtgctgctggggctctccctgagctggctgctctgctaCGTGCTGACAGTGACCAGCGTCCTCCCTGCGGCCCCCACTGCCTACGGCCACCTGGCACGGACAGACAGCCGTGGGGACGTTCTGTCACGGGCTCCCTGGTTTCGGCTGCCTTACCCAG GCCAGTGGGGAACGCCAACGGTGAGCCTGGCCGGGATCTTTGGCATCCTGGCCGGGGTGATTTCCTCCATGCTGGAGTCCGTGGGGGATTACTACGCCTGTGCCCGCCTGTGcggggccccgccgccgccgaaGCACGCCATCAGCCGCGGCATCGGCATGGAGGGCATCGGCTGCCTCCTGGCCGGGGCCTGGGGCACGGGCAGCGGCACCACGTCCTACAGCGAGAATGTGGGCGTCCTGGGCATCACCAAG GTGGGGAGCCGAATGGTGATcattgctgctgcctgtgccatgcTCCTGAGCGGCATCTTCGGGAAGGTTGGGGCCGTGCTGGCCAGCATTCCCATCCCTGTGATCGGAGGCATGTTCCTTGTGATGTTCGGAGTGATCGCGGCAGTGGGCGTTTCCAGTTTGCAG TATACAGATATGAACTCCTCAAGAAACATCTTTATCTTTGGATTTTCTCTATTTGCTGGCCTCACAATTCCCAACTGGGCAAGCAAAAATAGTGCTCTGCTGGAAACAG gaATCATCCAGCTTGACCAAGTGATCCTGGTACTTCTCACCACTGGCATGTTTGTGGGTGGACTTCTGGGATTTATCCTGGATAACACCATTCCAG GAACACAGGAGGAGCGGGGGCTCCTGGCATGGAAGGAAAGCCAcaagggagggatggagagctCTCAGCTCATTTCCAAGGTCTATGATCTTCCCTTTGGCATAGGCACCAGACACTGCAATGTCTCTTGGTTTCGCTACCTCCCTGCTTGCCCCACAAAACTGTCGTGTGACAAGAGAATGGATGAACTGAAGGCTGCTAGGCACAAAACCAGTGTTGAACCAAGCTTAGAAAGAAACTCTGAGATTGGTGCTGATCCACCAATCAGCACCAATTGGTGCTGA
- the LOC132327477 gene encoding solute carrier family 23 member 1-like isoform X1: MLDSSRCVSRVVKGHKRVSSVPSGRTPRVSADGSSDTPSAAPRSCRAHRTAPAPPPYSPAAALPRPVPPAAHGEGDGQCQDDGSAQQRGGHRHAGPGARGLRGGCGQGPVSGAGRGTHPCSRPPSPLQGKRGSHCHFSPDHAAWGPEEAGGTSHSGTKLGYTVTDVPPWYLCILLGIQHFLTAIGGLVAVPLMLSKGLCLQHDLLTQSHLISTIIFVSGICTLLQVLFGVRLPIIQGGTLTFVTPILAMLSLPNWKCPAWTNNATLVNASSPEFIQVWQTRMREVQGTIIVTSCFQIFVGFSGLIGFLMRFIGPLTIAPTITLVVLPLFESAGDMAGQHWGIAFLTIFFIVLFSQYLKHIAVPLPSYQRGKKSHFSPIYLFQIFPVLLGLSLSWLLCYVLTVTSVLPAAPTAYGHLARTDSRGDVLSRAPWFRLPYPGQWGTPTVSLAGIFGILAGVISSMLESVGDYYACARLCGAPPPPKHAISRGIGMEGIGCLLAGAWGTGSGTTSYSENVGVLGITKVGSRMVIIAAACAMLLSGIFGKVGAVLASIPIPVIGGMFLVMFGVIAAVGVSSLQYTDMNSSRNIFIFGFSLFAGLTIPNWASKNSALLETGIIQLDQVILVLLTTGMFVGGLLGFILDNTIPGTQEERGLLAWKESHKGGMESSQLISKVYDLPFGIGTRHCNVSWFRYLPACPTKLSCDKRMDELKAARHKTSVEPSLERNSEIGADPPISTNWC; this comes from the exons ATGCTTGATAGTTCCAGATGTGTGAGCAGGGTTGTGAAAGGGCACAAGCGGGTCTCAAGTGTCCCGAGTGGGCGCACCCCGCGTGTCTCAGCAGATGGCAGCAGCGAcactccttcagctgctcctcgcTCCTGCCGAGCCCACCGCACCGCTCCCGCACCACCTCCATACTCACCCGCCGCGGCTCTTCCTCGCCCTGTCCCGCCAGCAGCACACGGCGAAGGAGACGGACAGTGCCAGGATGACGGCTCCGCTCAGCAGCGAGGCGGCCACCGCCATGCGGGACCCGGTGCCCGAGGGCTGCGCGGCGGCTGCGGGCAAGGGCCGGTGAGCGGGGCGGGCAGAGGGACCCACCCTTGCTCCCGGCCACCGTCCCCCTTGCAG GGTAAACGTGGGAGCCACTGCCATTTCTCACCAGATCATGCTGCCTGGGgcccagaggaggctggagGCACTAGCCACAGTGGGACCAAGCTTGGCTACACTGTCACAGATGTGCCTCCCTGGTATCTGTGCATCCTGCTGGGCATTCAG CACTTCCTGACAGCCATAGGAGGTCTTGTAGCCGTCCCTCTGATGCTCTCCAAAGGCCTTTGCCTCCAGCATGACCTACTGACCCAGAGCCACCTGATCAGCACCATCATCTTTGTCTCAGGAATTTGCACCCTGCTGCAAGTCCTCTTTGGAGTGAG GCTGCCTATTATTCAAGGAGGGACTTTAACATTCGTGACTCCCATCTTGGCAATGCTGTCTCTCCCCAACTGGAAGTGCCCTGCCTGGACAAACAACGCCACCCTGGTGAATGCCTCTTCACCAGAATTCATCCAAGTCTGGCAGACACGGATGCGAGAG GTGCAAGGAACTATCATTGTAACTTCCTGCTTTCAAATCTTCGTTGGATTTTCTGGCCTGATTGGGTTTCTGATGAGGTTCATCGGCCCCCTGACAATTGCCCCCACTATCACCTTGGTTGTACTACCTCTGTTTGAGTCGGCTGGAGATATggctgggcagcactggggcatAGCATTCCT GACTATTTTTTTCATAGTTCTGTTCTCTCAGTACTTGAAACACATTGCTGTGCCGCTTCCATCTTACCAGAGAGGCAAGAAGTCCCACTTCTCTCCAATCTACCTCTTCCAGATCTTCCCG gtgctgctggggctctccctgagctggctgctctgctaCGTGCTGACAGTGACCAGCGTCCTCCCTGCGGCCCCCACTGCCTACGGCCACCTGGCACGGACAGACAGCCGTGGGGACGTTCTGTCACGGGCTCCCTGGTTTCGGCTGCCTTACCCAG GCCAGTGGGGAACGCCAACGGTGAGCCTGGCCGGGATCTTTGGCATCCTGGCCGGGGTGATTTCCTCCATGCTGGAGTCCGTGGGGGATTACTACGCCTGTGCCCGCCTGTGcggggccccgccgccgccgaaGCACGCCATCAGCCGCGGCATCGGCATGGAGGGCATCGGCTGCCTCCTGGCCGGGGCCTGGGGCACGGGCAGCGGCACCACGTCCTACAGCGAGAATGTGGGCGTCCTGGGCATCACCAAG GTGGGGAGCCGAATGGTGATcattgctgctgcctgtgccatgcTCCTGAGCGGCATCTTCGGGAAGGTTGGGGCCGTGCTGGCCAGCATTCCCATCCCTGTGATCGGAGGCATGTTCCTTGTGATGTTCGGAGTGATCGCGGCAGTGGGCGTTTCCAGTTTGCAG TATACAGATATGAACTCCTCAAGAAACATCTTTATCTTTGGATTTTCTCTATTTGCTGGCCTCACAATTCCCAACTGGGCAAGCAAAAATAGTGCTCTGCTGGAAACAG gaATCATCCAGCTTGACCAAGTGATCCTGGTACTTCTCACCACTGGCATGTTTGTGGGTGGACTTCTGGGATTTATCCTGGATAACACCATTCCAG GAACACAGGAGGAGCGGGGGCTCCTGGCATGGAAGGAAAGCCAcaagggagggatggagagctCTCAGCTCATTTCCAAGGTCTATGATCTTCCCTTTGGCATAGGCACCAGACACTGCAATGTCTCTTGGTTTCGCTACCTCCCTGCTTGCCCCACAAAACTGTCGTGTGACAAGAGAATGGATGAACTGAAGGCTGCTAGGCACAAAACCAGTGTTGAACCAAGCTTAGAAAGAAACTCTGAGATTGGTGCTGATCCACCAATCAGCACCAATTGGTGCTGA